The Rhodococcus triatomae genome includes a window with the following:
- a CDS encoding LacI family DNA-binding transcriptional regulator yields the protein MAARRPTIRDVAAAAEVSVATVSHALNGKGRLEDATRARIREVADRLGYRADPRARALRTGTGNTIALVASLLADEGADREGRLDWYTRAAFAAADECLRQGYALVLVPPSDQQSWAANLAVDGVLAIDPDPSDGIVATLLQRSLPAVVVGGADESPEMATVALDRASAVEVVMAHFLARGCAHPALVVDGSRRHIATGTHRAYLAWCAAHGFSPKVAVAPTGVSRSESGKRAMAELLTAHPEVDAVYVPLDSLAVGGAEAIGELASAPGRVRRDIRVVTSEGLLARHANPPLTAVDTKREQQAVAATRMLVEQLRTGRLPESRTFAATLVVRD from the coding sequence ATGGCAGCGCGGAGACCCACCATCCGCGACGTGGCCGCTGCCGCCGAGGTGTCGGTGGCCACGGTCTCGCACGCCCTCAACGGCAAGGGACGGCTGGAGGACGCCACTCGGGCCCGCATCCGGGAAGTCGCGGACCGGCTCGGATACCGCGCCGATCCGCGGGCTCGTGCGCTGCGGACCGGGACGGGCAACACGATCGCACTGGTCGCGTCCCTGCTCGCGGACGAGGGTGCCGACCGGGAGGGGCGGCTGGACTGGTACACCCGCGCCGCGTTCGCGGCGGCCGACGAGTGCCTCCGTCAGGGGTACGCCCTGGTGCTGGTGCCGCCGTCGGATCAGCAGAGCTGGGCCGCGAACCTCGCGGTGGACGGCGTGCTGGCGATCGACCCCGACCCCAGTGACGGCATCGTCGCCACTCTGCTCCAGCGGAGTCTGCCCGCGGTCGTCGTGGGCGGGGCGGACGAGTCCCCGGAGATGGCGACGGTCGCCCTGGACCGGGCGAGCGCCGTCGAGGTGGTGATGGCGCACTTCCTCGCTCGCGGTTGCGCGCATCCCGCGCTCGTCGTCGACGGCAGCCGACGGCACATCGCCACCGGCACCCACCGCGCCTACCTCGCGTGGTGCGCGGCACACGGCTTCTCCCCGAAGGTCGCGGTTGCCCCCACCGGTGTGTCTCGGTCGGAGAGCGGGAAACGCGCCATGGCGGAACTGCTCACCGCCCACCCCGAGGTCGACGCGGTCTACGTACCGTTGGATTCACTCGCGGTCGGAGGGGCGGAGGCGATCGGGGAACTTGCCTCGGCGCCGGGCCGGGTCCGCCGGGACATTCGGGTGGTGACGTCCGAGGGCCTGCTGGCCAGGCACGCGAACCCGCCGCTGACCGCGGTCGACACCAAGCGTGAGCAGCAGGCGGTCGCAGCCACCCGGATGCTCGTCGAACAACTGCGGACCGGCCGTCTACCCGAATCCCGGACCTTCGCTGCCACGCTCGTCGTGCGTGACTGA
- a CDS encoding pentapeptide repeat-containing protein → MDAVDEVVGEDYSEARLTGQRWENRHFTDCTFRDADLGELHTRSVVFTRCDFTGTDLGDSVHALTAFRSCRFTRTTLWHSEFRGCSFLGSEFDQCRMRPMLVEEVDFTLASLGGADLRGVDFTDCRFREANLVRTDMRKTTLCSADLFGARTGGVNLDDADLRGAHVGADLWTTASLNRARIDLTQAVAYAAAHGLLVEN, encoded by the coding sequence ATGGATGCGGTGGACGAGGTCGTCGGCGAGGACTATTCGGAGGCGCGGCTCACCGGGCAGCGATGGGAGAACAGGCACTTCACCGACTGCACCTTCCGGGACGCCGATCTCGGCGAGTTGCACACCCGCTCGGTGGTGTTCACCCGTTGCGACTTCACCGGGACGGATCTCGGCGACTCCGTGCATGCACTCACCGCATTCCGGTCCTGCAGGTTCACCAGAACCACACTGTGGCACAGCGAATTTCGTGGATGCAGCTTCCTCGGGTCGGAGTTCGACCAGTGTCGGATGAGGCCGATGCTCGTCGAGGAGGTGGACTTCACGCTCGCCTCGCTCGGGGGCGCCGACCTCCGCGGTGTCGACTTCACGGACTGCCGATTCCGGGAGGCCAACCTGGTGCGGACGGACATGCGCAAGACGACGCTGTGTTCGGCGGACCTGTTCGGTGCTCGCACCGGTGGGGTGAACCTCGACGACGCGGACCTGCGCGGGGCTCATGTCGGGGCAGACCTGTGGACCACGGCGTCCCTGAACCGCGCCCGAATCGACCTGACCCAGGCCGTCGCGTACGCCGCGGCGCACGGTCTGCTGGTCGAGAACTGA
- a CDS encoding bifunctional methylenetetrahydrofolate dehydrogenase/methenyltetrahydrofolate cyclohydrolase, with amino-acid sequence MTATLLDGKATRDEIFEDLKTRVSALAARGVVPGLGTVLVGDDPASAAYVRGKHSDCAKVGITSIARQLPGDIGQAELDATIDELNTNPECTGYIVQLPLPKQLDENSALERIDPSKDADGLHPVNLGRLVLGTPAPLPCTPRGILHLLRRYDVPIAGANVVVVGRGITVGRSIGLLFTRRSENATVTLCHTGTRDLAAEVRRADIVVAAAGVPGLITPEMVKPGAAVVDVGVSRTEDGLRGDVAPGVDEVAGWLSPNPGGVGPLTRAFLLTNVVERAERIAADLASTPS; translated from the coding sequence GTGACTGCGACACTCCTGGACGGCAAGGCGACCCGTGACGAGATCTTCGAGGACCTGAAGACGCGTGTCAGTGCGCTGGCAGCGCGCGGCGTCGTCCCGGGACTGGGCACCGTGCTGGTCGGCGACGACCCCGCCTCCGCCGCCTACGTCCGCGGCAAGCACTCCGACTGCGCCAAGGTGGGGATCACCTCGATCGCGCGCCAGCTGCCGGGAGACATCGGCCAGGCCGAGCTCGACGCCACGATCGACGAACTCAACACGAACCCCGAATGCACCGGCTACATCGTGCAGCTTCCACTGCCGAAGCAGCTGGACGAGAACAGCGCTCTGGAACGGATCGACCCGTCCAAGGACGCGGACGGACTCCACCCGGTCAACCTCGGCCGACTGGTCCTCGGCACCCCGGCACCGCTGCCGTGTACCCCGCGCGGCATTCTGCACCTGCTACGCCGCTACGACGTCCCGATCGCGGGAGCGAACGTGGTGGTCGTGGGACGCGGGATCACCGTCGGCAGGTCGATCGGGCTGCTGTTCACTCGCAGGAGTGAGAACGCCACGGTCACCCTCTGCCATACCGGCACCCGGGACCTCGCCGCGGAGGTGCGGCGCGCGGACATCGTCGTCGCCGCCGCCGGCGTGCCGGGACTGATCACCCCGGAGATGGTCAAGCCGGGCGCAGCGGTCGTCGACGTCGGCGTCAGCCGCACCGAGGACGGACTGCGCGGCGATGTGGCACCCGGAGTCGACGAAGTGGCCGGCTGGCTGTCGCCGAACCCGGGAGGTGTCGGCCCGCTCACCCGCGCCTTCCTGCTCACCAACGTCGTCGAGCGCGCCGAGCGGATCGCCGCCGACCTCGCCTCGACACCCAGCTGA
- a CDS encoding DUF3017 domain-containing protein, whose translation MTAGALVKRNFAILVVLAVIVAALVLVAADRWRRGALVFGAAVLVAAVLRLVLSEEQAGLLAVRGKPFDVTALTAVGGAIVWLAISIDPLGTG comes from the coding sequence GTGACCGCCGGGGCGCTCGTGAAGAGGAACTTCGCGATCCTCGTCGTGCTCGCGGTCATCGTGGCAGCTCTCGTGCTGGTGGCAGCGGATCGCTGGCGGCGCGGAGCGCTCGTGTTCGGTGCCGCCGTACTGGTCGCTGCCGTACTGCGACTGGTGCTCTCGGAGGAGCAGGCGGGGCTGCTGGCGGTGCGGGGCAAGCCATTCGACGTGACCGCCCTCACCGCGGTCGGCGGCGCGATCGTGTGGTTGGCCATCTCGATCGATCCGCTGGGGACCGGCTAA
- a CDS encoding DNA alkylation repair protein: MTRDAILTDLPSEFPTFATVLRAALDQNDFTGWMTFPVNEAVAVRGAESADRALELLAALTPRLTAESAIRPFLRADLDLTLRTAESWTSNPDPHVRRLASESTRPRLPWAVRVPELTANPARTRKIIDALRFDDSEYVRRSVANHLNDVSHHDRDLTIDIAAGWARQPDDFTPSVLRRGLRTLVKKGDPEALRLLGYDADAPTHVVGPELTDSRVTVGGHLEFRYSVANAGSQTAAFAVDYAIHFRRADGTHSVKVFTLSRRVLAPGEQWSALRRHSFAPLTTRRYHPGSHRVGLQINGRPHGLAHFDVAEPSHGRPAPDR; this comes from the coding sequence ATGACACGCGACGCGATCCTCACGGACCTACCTTCCGAGTTCCCCACTTTCGCCACTGTGCTGCGCGCGGCACTGGACCAGAACGACTTCACCGGATGGATGACTTTCCCGGTGAACGAAGCGGTGGCTGTCCGGGGAGCGGAGTCAGCCGATCGCGCACTCGAACTGCTCGCCGCCCTGACACCGCGGCTTACCGCCGAATCCGCGATTCGGCCGTTCTTGCGGGCTGACCTCGACCTCACACTTCGTACCGCGGAATCCTGGACGAGCAACCCTGATCCACATGTCCGTCGGCTCGCCAGTGAGTCGACCCGACCACGCCTGCCGTGGGCAGTGCGTGTTCCCGAATTGACCGCGAACCCCGCGAGAACCAGAAAGATCATCGACGCTCTGCGCTTCGACGACTCCGAATACGTACGCAGATCGGTGGCGAATCATCTCAACGACGTCAGCCACCACGATCGCGACCTCACGATCGACATCGCCGCGGGGTGGGCCCGCCAGCCCGACGACTTCACCCCCTCGGTTCTTCGCCGCGGCCTGCGCACTCTTGTCAAGAAGGGGGACCCCGAGGCACTCCGTCTCCTCGGATACGACGCCGACGCCCCGACACATGTCGTCGGCCCGGAACTCACCGACTCCCGCGTCACGGTCGGAGGACACCTCGAGTTCCGCTATTCCGTTGCCAACGCCGGATCCCAGACGGCAGCCTTCGCGGTCGACTACGCCATTCACTTCCGCCGCGCCGACGGCACCCATTCGGTCAAGGTGTTCACCCTGAGCCGACGGGTCCTGGCCCCGGGGGAGCAATGGTCGGCACTCCGCCGACACAGCTTCGCGCCCCTCACGACTCGGCGATACCACCCTGGCTCGCACCGTGTCGGCCTGCAGATCAACGGCAGACCCCACGGGCTGGCTCATTTCGACGTCGCCGAACCATCGCATGGCCGTCCCGCTCCGGACCGTTAG
- a CDS encoding CGNR zinc finger domain-containing protein — protein sequence MSIKTVSETVSWFRSAETVSVSVVIRDLEEMPWIGENCALDLANTIVRNAGTRPDVDFFTDARLLHRWRSVVDRRIADVPTDQLVEWRSLVRESLVVVGESGNVPARVRIRLNALAEGAPVVLKMDEGGVVRHVDRADCPPDAVVARETLRLIGSTNEFAVRLCDAPSCGMFFVPRRRNQEWCTTRCGARVRSSRRYEASSRLE from the coding sequence TTGTCCATCAAAACCGTGAGCGAGACAGTATCATGGTTTCGTTCGGCTGAAACCGTTAGTGTGAGTGTGGTGATTCGCGACTTGGAGGAGATGCCGTGGATCGGTGAGAACTGTGCACTCGATCTCGCGAACACGATCGTTCGCAACGCCGGAACTCGTCCCGACGTGGACTTCTTCACCGATGCCCGACTTCTGCACCGATGGCGTTCGGTTGTCGACCGTCGCATCGCCGACGTACCGACGGATCAGCTTGTCGAGTGGAGGTCTCTCGTCCGGGAGTCGCTTGTCGTAGTTGGCGAGTCGGGTAACGTACCGGCGCGGGTGAGGATTCGCCTCAACGCTCTCGCGGAGGGTGCTCCCGTGGTTCTGAAAATGGACGAGGGTGGCGTGGTCCGTCACGTCGATCGCGCGGACTGCCCGCCCGATGCGGTAGTGGCACGCGAGACGCTGCGGCTCATCGGCTCGACGAACGAGTTCGCGGTGCGACTGTGTGACGCGCCCAGTTGTGGGATGTTCTTTGTTCCGCGTCGCCGGAACCAGGAGTGGTGCACGACCCGATGCGGTGCCCGGGTCCGATCCAGTCGCCGATACGAGGCGAGTTCGCGCCTCGAATAG
- the metX gene encoding homoserine O-acetyltransferase MetX: MTATSVHELLLPDGRLSTVDIGPVELESGSTVESVSLAVQRWGELSPTRDNVVLVEHALTGDSHVVGPADDVHPSPGWWEGMIGPGAPVDTDEWCVVAVNVLGGCRGSTGPGSLAPDGRPYGSRFPYTSIRDQVTAERILVDLLGIDRLAAVVGGSMGGMRALEWAVTHPDRVSAALVVAVGARATADQIGTQTTQIAAITGDPDWQGGDYYGTDRAPRVGLGIARRIAHLTYRTEHELDSRFANSAQDGEDPWDGGRYSVQSYLEYQADKLVSRFDPGTYVLLSEAMNRHDVGRGRGGIAAALARITAPVIVAGVDSDRLYPLRLQEELAELIPTSGDLRVLESRDGHDGFLTEAEAMAELLGETMTLARAGR; this comes from the coding sequence TTGACGGCGACATCGGTGCACGAGCTGCTGCTTCCCGACGGCCGGCTGAGCACCGTCGACATCGGCCCGGTCGAACTCGAGAGCGGATCCACCGTCGAGTCCGTGTCGCTCGCGGTCCAGCGCTGGGGCGAGCTCTCCCCCACCCGCGACAACGTGGTGCTGGTCGAGCACGCGCTGACCGGCGACTCCCACGTCGTCGGACCCGCCGACGACGTCCACCCCTCCCCCGGATGGTGGGAGGGCATGATCGGCCCCGGCGCGCCGGTCGACACCGACGAGTGGTGCGTCGTGGCCGTCAACGTCCTCGGCGGCTGCCGCGGATCCACCGGCCCCGGCTCGCTCGCACCGGACGGCCGTCCCTACGGCAGCCGATTCCCGTACACGTCGATCCGCGACCAGGTCACGGCCGAGCGCATCCTCGTCGATCTCCTCGGGATCGACCGGCTCGCGGCGGTGGTCGGCGGCTCGATGGGCGGCATGCGCGCGCTCGAGTGGGCCGTCACCCACCCCGACCGGGTCTCGGCCGCGCTCGTGGTGGCCGTCGGCGCCCGGGCCACCGCGGACCAGATCGGCACCCAGACCACCCAGATCGCGGCGATCACCGGGGACCCGGACTGGCAGGGTGGCGACTACTACGGCACCGACCGCGCGCCCCGCGTCGGGCTCGGCATCGCACGCCGGATCGCGCACCTGACGTATCGCACCGAGCACGAACTGGACAGCAGGTTCGCGAATTCCGCCCAGGACGGCGAGGATCCCTGGGACGGCGGTCGCTACTCCGTGCAGAGTTACCTCGAATACCAGGCCGACAAGCTCGTGAGCCGTTTCGACCCGGGGACGTACGTCCTGTTGAGCGAGGCGATGAACCGACACGACGTCGGCCGTGGTCGCGGTGGGATCGCCGCCGCGCTGGCGCGGATCACCGCGCCCGTCATCGTCGCGGGCGTCGATTCGGATCGGCTGTATCCCCTGAGGTTGCAGGAGGAGCTCGCCGAACTGATCCCGACGAGCGGCGACCTTCGCGTGCTCGAGTCCCGGGACGGCCACGACGGCTTCCTCACCGAGGCCGAGGCGATGGCCGAGTTGCTGGGCGAGACCATGACACTCGCGCGCGCGGGACGTTAG